The following are encoded together in the Deltaproteobacteria bacterium genome:
- a CDS encoding aminopeptidase P family protein, producing MDFTRSCAEGAGLEKVPEEEIRRRIQGLQSILDSRDMTGAFFLQNVDIFYLTGTLQRSVLYVPREGAPLLMVIKSYQRAREESSLEDIIPIQGRREIWNILTDHGHRRFEHLGLELDVLPAAQYLWFSGNLPDTRFSDVSPEIRKLRMIKSPYEVEQIRRATKILDKGYREIRGLLREGMTELEIDGHLALIARREGHMGILRMRGWNQEMTYAHVVSGESGAVVSFGDTPVGGMGTTPAMAQGAGFRKIRKNEPISVDFGVGVNGYLSDQTRTLVLGELPDDLRRAHDCSRKILHLLAQEAKPGVPCRELYHLAEDLAGREGFGDVFMGYGEGKVKFIGHGFGLEIDEYPIITPSFPDVLQEGMVFALEPKFIFPGRGVVGIEDDYLVTSSGLERLTLTDQDLITIP from the coding sequence ATGGATTTTACAAGGAGTTGTGCAGAAGGTGCGGGATTGGAAAAAGTTCCTGAAGAAGAGATTCGGCGGCGTATCCAGGGTCTTCAGTCGATCCTGGATTCCAGGGATATGACGGGCGCCTTTTTCCTCCAAAACGTGGACATCTTTTACCTGACAGGGACCCTCCAGCGCTCCGTTCTTTACGTTCCCCGAGAAGGTGCTCCCCTCTTGATGGTCATAAAGAGCTACCAGCGGGCGCGGGAGGAATCCTCACTGGAGGACATCATTCCAATCCAAGGCCGCCGGGAAATCTGGAATATCCTGACTGACCACGGCCATCGCCGATTCGAGCACCTGGGCCTGGAGCTGGATGTTCTTCCAGCCGCTCAATATCTCTGGTTCAGTGGGAACCTGCCCGATACCCGTTTCTCGGACGTCTCCCCGGAGATCCGGAAACTTCGGATGATCAAGTCTCCTTACGAGGTGGAGCAGATCCGCCGGGCAACCAAAATCCTGGATAAAGGATACAGGGAAATCCGGGGGCTCCTTCGGGAAGGGATGACCGAATTGGAAATCGACGGGCACCTTGCTTTAATCGCCCGGCGGGAAGGCCACATGGGGATTCTCAGGATGCGGGGCTGGAATCAAGAGATGACTTATGCCCATGTGGTCTCGGGCGAAAGCGGAGCGGTCGTCTCCTTCGGAGATACTCCGGTGGGCGGGATGGGGACTACCCCCGCCATGGCCCAAGGGGCGGGATTCCGCAAAATTCGAAAAAACGAGCCCATCAGCGTTGACTTCGGGGTGGGAGTCAACGGATATCTCAGCGACCAAACCCGGACCCTGGTTCTGGGCGAACTCCCGGATGACCTCAGGAGGGCCCACGATTGCAGCAGGAAGATCCTTCACCTCCTGGCCCAAGAAGCAAAACCGGGCGTTCCCTGCCGGGAGTTGTATCATCTGGCCGAGGACCTTGCCGGAAGGGAAGGATTTGGGGATGTCTTTATGGGGTACGGGGAAGGGAAAGTGAAGTTTATCGGCCACGGATTCGGACTCGAGATCGACGAGTACCCGATCATCACCCCGTCCTTCCCTGATGTTCTCCAGGAGGGAATGGTCTTTGCCCTTGAACCCAAATTTATTTTCCCCGGCCGGGGCGTTGTCGGTATTGAAGACGATTACCTTGTCACCTCCTCGGGCTTGGAACGGCTTACCTTGACGGATCAGGACCTCATTACGATCCCTTAG